Genomic window (Granulicella arctica):
CCAAAGATTCGTTTCTATGCCGGAATGCCACTCGCAGGGCCGGATGGCTCGCACGTTGGCACGCTATGCGTGGCGGACGTAGTTCCTCGTCGGCTGACCGCACTTCAGAAGACAGCTCTCGAGATTCTGGCGCTGCAGGTACGAGCGCGTATGGACCTCCGCCAGCAACGTAGCGAACTCGAACACATGATCCGCATCAAGGAGGGTCTCCTACATGATCTGCGATCCAGCGAAGAGCGGTTTCGCACCTTCATGGATAATGCTCCAGTCCTTAGCTACATCAAGGAGCGCGATGGCACCTTCATCTTCTACAACCAGAAGATGGCCGACAACTTCCAGATCGACAGGCTCGCCTGGCTAGGGAAGACCGCTGCCGACATATGGCCCGCCGAGATCTCTGAGAAAATCCGCAGCAATGATCTTGAAGCCATGAATCGGGCCGCACTGCTTGAGAAGTCTGAAGAGACCAAGGATGAAGAGGGGAATGTCACCTGCTGGAAGTCGTACAAGTTCCCTTGGCGGAATAAAGACGGAGACACACTTCTCGGCGGATTCTGGGTGGATATAACAGAGGAACTTGTCCGCCAGAAAGCACTGGAAGAGGCGAACCTCCAACTGGCCACGCTGGCAACCATCGACGAACTCACCGGCCTCGCGAACCGACGCCTGCTCGACACGCAACTGGATCTGCAGTTCGACGCCGCCAGGCAGAACAGGACGGAATTCTCCGTCCTCATGCTGGATGTCGACAACTTCAAAAGCGAAAACGATCGCTTCGGACACGCAGCCGGTGACCATCTGCTCCAGCAACTCAGCGAACTGATTCAGTTCACCATGCGCGGCTCTGACGTAGCCGGTCGCTACGGTGGGGAAGAGTTTGCTATTCTCCTCCCGAAAGCCGATGCCGCCGGAGCACTCCTCTTCGCACAGCGCCTGATCGAAGGCATGCACGCAGAAAACTGGCGCAACGGCCCGGTAACCGCAAGCCTCGGCATAGCCACGATGGACGCTGACACTGAACACGGCAAGCAGCTTCTGGCTTTGGCCGATGAAGCGATGTACGAGGCGAAGCGCGCTGGCAAAGATCGCGTCGTCGTCCATCAGTACCGCATCACCCCGACCTACCGTGGATGAAGGCTATTCGGGTCATACGGCCCCTTCGCATTCCCCGGTCCACCAACAAACTGCAGCGTAGGAATTCTCTGGTCCACATCCGGCAGCGGCGGAAACGCAAGATGCGGCTCACTCTGGTACCAGTACGCCACCGAGTAGAAGTTATCCGATCGATGGTTTGCATGGCCATGTTCCATGCTCGCCGTCATCGTCTTGGTAAAGGGAATCGGTGAATCAAAGTGGAATCGATACATGCTCGAACGCTCCCCGGCAAGCTCCTTACCAACCACAGGAGCGCCGTGCAGCAGATAGTCCTGCGGCCCACCATACCCCCACGCACCGAGGAAGTAGTCCTCGCCACCGGTGCCCACAATCGACGGAGTGTCCCCATCGATCTTGAACATATCGTTCCCCTCGCCCCACCACCCATCCTGATTCTGGAGCACGGATAAGGTCACGCCAACGAACTGGCCATGCCCCTTCGCCTCGAACCACTCGAAGTTATCCTTGCCATCGGCATTGCGCTTGTAGTTCACAATCGGATCGCCGTTCTCATACCAGTTACCCGTCCATCCATGGTTCGGCTGCGCCTGGCGATACTCTGCATGGAAGTAGAGCGTATCCGGCGGCAACGGCTCCGCGTTGACGCGATAGTCGATGTTCCAGTAGAGATGACTCAGCGGCAGCTTGCCTTCATCCGTGATCGTGATGCGCGCATGGTGTGCATACGGCATCGGGAAGTAGCTGTTGAGCGCCTTGTCCCCACCCGCCGAAAGCATCAGCGACTCCCAGTGGTAATAAACTCCATTTCCCAATCCAAAGAAGTCACCGATCGGTGTCTCAACACTAGGAGTCGTCTCGCCGTCCCAATACATCCGCAGCACGATGCGCTTCAACGCATACGTCTCTGAATCATCCAGCGTGAACCAGATATGCGAGATCATTCCCGGCCCATCTACATCGAGCACCGTAAGTGTCTGGCCCGGCGTCACCGTGCGTGCATCCGCATTCGCGCCCGTAGCCTCACGGCTTGAAGAGCGATGCAGCGTATACGTCTGCTGCCGCGTCGGATCCGGCATTTCGCCAGAAACCTGTGCCGTCAGATCAGGCGTGAGCATCACCAGTAGCAGGGCCGAAATCCAGAAAGCGTACATGCACACTCCTTCGATCGAAAATGTTGCTTTGCCCGATTCTTTGGGCACCTCATCCTAACGGATCACCTTCGCGCCTGCATCCATGCCACCGAAATCAGCGCCTGCGCTAAACTCACCCTAACCATGCCCAACCAGCGCACCACAACGCTCCTGGCGTCAGCTCTTCTACTGCTGACCTCGACGACAGCATTCGCACAGCAGCCAACACCCGGCATCGACCGCGAACTACCCGCCTTAGTCGAGATCTACAAGACCCTCCACCAGCACCCCGAGCTCTCCCACCACGAGACCTGGACCGCCGCCTACCTCGCCGCCGCCCTCCGCAAGCAGGGCTTCACCGTCACCGAGCACCTCGGCAAATACCGCGACGGCACCTCCGCCGAAGGCCTTATCGCCATCCTCGAGAACGGTCCCGGCCCGCGCCTCCTCATCCGCACCGAGCTGGACGCCCTGCCCGTCGAAGAGAAGACCAATCTCCCCTACGCAAGCCACGTCACCACCAAAGATGATTCCGGCCAGCCCGTCAGCATCATGCACGCCTGTGGCCACGACATCCACATCACCACCATCCTCGGCACCGTCCAGCAACTCGTCGCCGACAAATCAAAATGGCACGGCACCCTCATGATCGTTGGCCAGCCCGCCGAAGAGGTGGTCGACGATGGAGCCCGCGCCATGCTCGCCGACCACGTCTACGAGCGTTTCGGCCGCCCCGACTTCGTCATCGCCGAGCACGACGTATCCGACATCGCCGCCGGTCAGGTAGGCGTCGTCAGCGGTCCCTTCAAGTCCAGCGCCACCGACATCGACGTAGTCATGCGCGGCGTAGGTGGCCACGGTGCCAAGCCTGAGCAGACCAAAGATCCCGTCGTCATGGCAGGCGAATTCCTTGTCCTCTTGCAAACCATTGTCAGCCGCCAGACGGCGCCCCTGCAGCCCGCCGTCCTTACCGTTGGCCACATTAGCGGAGGCACCAAGCGCAACATCATCCCCGAAGAAGTCCGTATGGAGATCTCCATGCGCAGCTTCGATGAGACCCAGCGCCTCGCCATGATCGAAGCCGTCAAGCGCACCGCCAACGGAGTAGCCATCGCGGACGGTGTCCCCGAGAACCGCATGCCGCTCGTCACCATCCCCGGCTACGTCCCCGTCACGATCAACGATGCCGCACTGGCCGATCGCTTCCGCACCGTAGCTCGCACCGCTCTGGGCCCGCAGAATTTAGTCGAAACCAAGCCCAGCATGGCCAGCGAAGACTTCGGCGCATGGGCGCTCCCCGATCACTCCGTCCCCATCTTCTGCTTCTGGCTCGGTGTCTCCGACCCGGCAAAGGTCAAGGAAAGCGAGCGCACCGGCATCCCCCTGCCCGCCACCCACTCCTCCCAGTTCGCCCCCGTACCAGAACCTACCATCCGCACTGGAGTCATCGCCATGACCGCCCTGGCCATATCCCTACTCAATAAATAGCTATAAAATGTAGAGCCAGTCCTCGCAGTCCGACGAGAAGTTGAGTAGTAGAGCGACATTCTTCATCATGAGCTACCATGATCCGCGGAGAAGCGAATGACCAAACTCAGCACGTCTAGCCACTGGACCCGCCGCACCTTCATGACTGCAACGGTTGCAGCGCTCGCCGCAACCCGCCTCTCCGCAGAGCAGCCCACGGGGTCGCACGTCTACATCGGCTCCACCACCAAACTGCCTGCCGACGGCATCCACGTAGCCACTTGGAACCCCGATGCCGGTACCCTCTCTGACGTCCGCCTCGCCTTCGAGTGCCTCGCCCCGAGCTTCCTCGCCGTCAGCCCCGACAAGAAGACCCTCTTCGCCGGTCACTCCTCCCAGTCGAAGATCGGCGGCCTCAGTTCCTTCCACATCGAGCCGTCCGGCGACCTCAAGCTCATCACCACCCTCAACATCGAGCACGCCGACTTCGTCCACCTCGCCGTCGACCATACCGGCACCTGCGTCATTGCGCCTAACTACGGCGCTGGGACCATCAACTCCTGCAGCGTCACGCAGGATGGTCGTCTCGCCGATCTTGTCCACGACATCAAGCTCACCGGCCACGGCCCCATTGCCTCTCGCCAGACCGCGCCCCATGCTCATGGCGTCGCCATCTCTCCCAACAATCGCTTCGTCTACATCAGCGATCTCGGCACCGACCGTATCCTCATCTACAAGCTCAACACGGCCACCGCCGAACTCACCCCGGCAGACCCCGCCGTCTTCACCATGCCGCCTGGCTCCGGTCCGCGCCACCTGGCCTTCCATCCCAATGGTAAGTGGGCCTACAGCGTCAACGAGCTTGATTCCACGCTCACCTTCTTCACCTGGAACCCCGCCACCGGCGCACTCACCTCGGTAGCCGCAGTACCCACCATGCTCCCCAATGGCGACGTCGCCACCAACCGCGCTGGCGAGATCGCCTTCGATCGCGCCGGCCAATTCCTCTACTCCTGCAACCGCGGAGCCGCCGAAGAACTCCTCACCTACTCCATCGCCGCAGACGGTCGCCTCAAGCTCATCGGTCGTATACCCACCGGAGCAAAGGAGGCCCGCCACTTCATCGTCACCCCCGATGACGGACACCTCCTTGTCGCGCGTCAGTTCGGCAACGACGTAGCCGTGTTCACCCGCGACCGCAAGACCGGCCTATTAAGTGCCACCGAAAACCGCTACCCCATGGACGGAGCCTCCTGCGTCCTCTTCGCCTGACCTCCTGAACGCCGTAGAATGAAGAAGAAATGGGACGCAACCTCTACATCCTCGCCGCAACCCTCGTCCTCTTCTCGCTGGTCTCCTGCGGCCTCGCCTACACCAACATCGCTCAGCAGCCCGGCTCCCCAGGCGACGTCTCCCTCTGGCGAACCATGGGGCTGGCCCTCTTTGTCGTCGGTCTCATAGTTGCTCTCGCCGGCATTCTCTCCTCCCTCTTCGAACAGGCTGAACGCCGCGCCGAGATCGCCCGCATCAACCGTCGCAAGCAGTAGCCAACGCCGACCAGGGTGTCTGTTCCACAAGCCTGAGAACAGCCCAACCGGGCATCCCAATTAAAGTCGAACAACTTGACAATCTTCGACCTGTAAAGGGGGGTGTCTGGCAAAATCAGCAGCGAAGAGGTCTTGAACCTTCGATACAAGTCCAGACCTAAGTCTTTTGTTTAGTAGACTTTGGACTTTAAAAAAAAAAATAATTTTAACGTGTTTAATCTGCCTGTTCAAGAATAATGATCCACTCACAGCTTTATCGGTCCCGCAGGACGGACGTCGCATTTGGCTAACGGCAGATAAATCCTGCTCCTGCAGCAAAGCCTACAATCAAGAAGCGTGCGGACATGAAACCGCAACAAGCCAGTCTCATCTAACAAGTGACGCAGCCATTGAGAAGGGAACCACCGCATCATGTTTGAAGTAACTGTAGAAGCCGGATTCTCCTCCGGCCACTACCTGCGCAACTATCGCGGCAAGTGTGAGAACCCCCACGGCCACAACTACAAGGTCTTCGTTACCCTCATCGGCGAAGAACTCGACGAAGCTGGCATGCTCCTTGATTTCAAGCTTCTCAAACAGGTCATGCGTCCCACTGTCGAGTATCTCGATCACTTCATGATCAACGATCTGCCGCCCTTCGACAGCGCCATCAATCCCAGCGCCGAGAACCTGGCAAAGTACTTCTACGACAAGACCAGCACCCAGCTTCACGAGATGACTGCCGGTCGCGTTCGCGTCAAAGACTGCACTCTTTACGAGACCGACACCAGCTTCGCCCGCTACTACGAGTAAGCCCTTGTACCTCATCGAACTCTACAAATCCGTCCAGGGTGAGTCCAGCTTCACCGGCCTCCCTTGCATCTTCGTCCGTCTCGCTGGCTGCAACCTGCGCTGTGCCTGGTGCGATTCCACCTACACCTTCACCGGCGGAACGCCCTACACCGAAGACGAGATCGTCCGCCAGATCGAAGCGCTTGCCCCCTGCAAACTGGTCGAGTTCACCGGTGGCGAGCCGATGCTGCAAGCCCGCGAACTGCTTCCACTTATGGAACGTCTGCT
Coding sequences:
- a CDS encoding sensor domain-containing diguanylate cyclase; this translates as MVRKSPDSPGERERKRLTAVDATGLLDTETELEFDQLISLAAGICGTPMSMFTLVDSDRQWFKAAIGVEVRETSRDVSFCSHAIEQPDLFIVEDAAKDSRFENNPLVTHAPKIRFYAGMPLAGPDGSHVGTLCVADVVPRRLTALQKTALEILALQVRARMDLRQQRSELEHMIRIKEGLLHDLRSSEERFRTFMDNAPVLSYIKERDGTFIFYNQKMADNFQIDRLAWLGKTAADIWPAEISEKIRSNDLEAMNRAALLEKSEETKDEEGNVTCWKSYKFPWRNKDGDTLLGGFWVDITEELVRQKALEEANLQLATLATIDELTGLANRRLLDTQLDLQFDAARQNRTEFSVLMLDVDNFKSENDRFGHAAGDHLLQQLSELIQFTMRGSDVAGRYGGEEFAILLPKADAAGALLFAQRLIEGMHAENWRNGPVTASLGIATMDADTEHGKQLLALADEAMYEAKRAGKDRVVVHQYRITPTYRG
- a CDS encoding glycoside hydrolase family 172 protein, translating into MYAFWISALLLVMLTPDLTAQVSGEMPDPTRQQTYTLHRSSSREATGANADARTVTPGQTLTVLDVDGPGMISHIWFTLDDSETYALKRIVLRMYWDGETTPSVETPIGDFFGLGNGVYYHWESLMLSAGGDKALNSYFPMPYAHHARITITDEGKLPLSHLYWNIDYRVNAEPLPPDTLYFHAEYRQAQPNHGWTGNWYENGDPIVNYKRNADGKDNFEWFEAKGHGQFVGVTLSVLQNQDGWWGEGNDMFKIDGDTPSIVGTGGEDYFLGAWGYGGPQDYLLHGAPVVGKELAGERSSMYRFHFDSPIPFTKTMTASMEHGHANHRSDNFYSVAYWYQSEPHLAFPPLPDVDQRIPTLQFVGGPGNAKGPYDPNSLHPR
- a CDS encoding amidohydrolase yields the protein MPNQRTTTLLASALLLLTSTTAFAQQPTPGIDRELPALVEIYKTLHQHPELSHHETWTAAYLAAALRKQGFTVTEHLGKYRDGTSAEGLIAILENGPGPRLLIRTELDALPVEEKTNLPYASHVTTKDDSGQPVSIMHACGHDIHITTILGTVQQLVADKSKWHGTLMIVGQPAEEVVDDGARAMLADHVYERFGRPDFVIAEHDVSDIAAGQVGVVSGPFKSSATDIDVVMRGVGGHGAKPEQTKDPVVMAGEFLVLLQTIVSRQTAPLQPAVLTVGHISGGTKRNIIPEEVRMEISMRSFDETQRLAMIEAVKRTANGVAIADGVPENRMPLVTIPGYVPVTINDAALADRFRTVARTALGPQNLVETKPSMASEDFGAWALPDHSVPIFCFWLGVSDPAKVKESERTGIPLPATHSSQFAPVPEPTIRTGVIAMTALAISLLNK
- a CDS encoding lactonase family protein, producing MTKLSTSSHWTRRTFMTATVAALAATRLSAEQPTGSHVYIGSTTKLPADGIHVATWNPDAGTLSDVRLAFECLAPSFLAVSPDKKTLFAGHSSQSKIGGLSSFHIEPSGDLKLITTLNIEHADFVHLAVDHTGTCVIAPNYGAGTINSCSVTQDGRLADLVHDIKLTGHGPIASRQTAPHAHGVAISPNNRFVYISDLGTDRILIYKLNTATAELTPADPAVFTMPPGSGPRHLAFHPNGKWAYSVNELDSTLTFFTWNPATGALTSVAAVPTMLPNGDVATNRAGEIAFDRAGQFLYSCNRGAAEELLTYSIAADGRLKLIGRIPTGAKEARHFIVTPDDGHLLVARQFGNDVAVFTRDRKTGLLSATENRYPMDGASCVLFA
- the queD gene encoding 6-carboxytetrahydropterin synthase QueD; the encoded protein is MFEVTVEAGFSSGHYLRNYRGKCENPHGHNYKVFVTLIGEELDEAGMLLDFKLLKQVMRPTVEYLDHFMINDLPPFDSAINPSAENLAKYFYDKTSTQLHEMTAGRVRVKDCTLYETDTSFARYYE